A part of Ziziphus jujuba cultivar Dongzao chromosome 8, ASM3175591v1 genomic DNA contains:
- the LOC107413366 gene encoding ACT domain-containing protein ACR10 yields MGVLHEDLVLISQAEKPGDPTVITVNCPDKTGLGCDLCRIILRFGLSICRADFSTDGKWCYVVFGVVGKPNTRWSLLKNRLLEVCPSYFSTSGISYYRLENQQPKPSDVFLLKFWCSNDREGLLHDVTEVLCELELTIKRVKISTAPDGRVMDLFFVTDTRELLHTKARKDETIHCLKAVLGDVMISCEIDIAGPEVTTCSQGSPYLPSAISEEMFSLELSNRHLSGFTSNPISVAVDNTFSPSHTLVKMQCQDHKGLIYDIMRTLKDYNIQISYGRFFANTKRNCEMDLFIMQSDSKKIVDPNKQDALCSRLRMELLRPLRVAVVSRGPDTELLVANPVELSGRGRPLVFYDITLALKVLDTRIFSVEIARHMIQDREWEVYRILLDEGVGFSVPRNKIEEYVRNTLMGWDSK; encoded by the exons atggGCGTTTTGCATGAGGATTTGGTTCTCATTAGCCAAGCAGAAAAACCAGGAGATCCCACTGTGATTACTGTGAATTGCCCTGACAAAACTGGTCTGGGTTGTGATTTGTGCAGGATTATATTGCGGTTTGGGTTGAGCATTTGCAGAGCAG ATTTTTCGACGGATGGGAAATGGTGCTACGTCGTTTTTGGGGTAGTGGGTAAACCAAACACAAGATGGAGCTTATTGAAGAATAGGCTGTTGGAAGTATGTCCATCTTATTTTTCCACATCAGGAATATCTTATTATCGGCTGGAAAACCAGCAGCCAAAGCCATCAGATGTGTTCCTTTTGAAATTCTGGTGCTCTAATGATCGGGAAGGCTTATTGCATG ATGTCACCGAGGTTCTTTGTGAGTTAGAGCTAACAATAAAAAGAGTGAAGATATCTACTGCCCCTGATGGGAGAGTGATGGACCTTTTTTTTGTTACAGATACCAG AGAACTTCTTCATACCAAGGCAAGAAAGGATGAAACCATCCATTGTCTAAAAGCTGTTTTAGGAGATGTCATGATAAGTTGTGAAATTGATATCGCTGGTCCAGAAGTCACCACATGCTCACAGGGTTCTCCATATCTTCCATCTGCAATCAGTGAAGAAATGTTCAGTTTAGAGCTCTCCAATAGACACCTAAGTGGTTTCACCTCTAACCCAATTTCAGTTGCAGTGGACAATACATTCAGCCCATCTCATACACTAGTTAAAATGCAATGTCAGGATCACAAAGGTCTCATCTATGATATAATGAGAACCTTGAAGGATTACAATATCCAG ATTTCATATGGACGGTTCTTtgcaaatacaaaaagaaactgTGAGATGGATTTGTTTATAATGCAATCTGACAGCAAGAAAATTGTTGATCCCAACAAGCAAGATGCATTATGCTCTCGCCTAAGAATGGAGCTTTTGCGTCCTCTTAGAGTAGCTGTGGTAAGTCGTGGTCCTGATACTGAGCTGCTGGTAGCTAACCCTGTGGAGTTGTCAGGCAGGGGTCGTCCTCTTGTTTTCTATGATATTACTCTTGCCCTCAAAGTTCTCGACACTCGAATCTTTTCG GTTGAGATAGCTAGACACATGATCCAAGATCGTGAATGGGAGGTTTATCGAATCTTACTCGATGAAGGGGTTGGTTTTTCTGTGCCGAGgaataaaattgaagaatatGTAAGAAACACACTGATGGGTTGGGACTCgaagtaa